In the genome of Crassostrea angulata isolate pt1a10 chromosome 6, ASM2561291v2, whole genome shotgun sequence, the window ACATTCGTTACTCGCAATGTATTCGTAGTAGTAGATTCAATTGTGGTGACTCACCACTTTGTGGCAATAACATGGTAGGAAATCGTGTTGAAGCTAAACGTCCACATTTAACGGGGTTCCATAATGCTGATAACAAAGTTGAAGATTACAGTCGCCTGTTATTGAGGAAGAATACGAATACGTGCATTTTAGTGAAAACAGCTATAACAGAGGATGAAGGCTATGTTTTCTTACAAAAGAATTACAAAAAAGCAACTGCAGAATCATCCATTCAAGGACGTCAGTCCCTGTCCAGAATATCAACCATTCACGAAAATGACTCCGTGGGATAAAAAGTTAAACAcaattttctttgaatatttctaaaacaaaaattgaaatgttaaCACGGTTAAAAACAAAGCAATGcatcataattaaataaaatgagaGACACTTTGTATTTGAAGATTTGTGAGATGTACGAAATAGACATTTTCACTCTTTTTTTAAGATTCTATGATAGACCAAGTTATTGACCCTAAGTTGTTCAATGAAATTCATATTGATGATGAtagtactttttttaaaaatcctttttgatactatttatcaataatatacatgtgtgtttttgaaaatgactgaaaaaacatacacgtatatatactttaaaaataaatcaatacgcccccccccccccctcttgagaAATGTATATTGCGAAAACGTGACTGATAAATGTCAAATTCAATGATACCCCTATTGCATCTTATATACGCGTTTCTTTACTTGTTCGCACACGTGGAGGAATATAAGTATATTAAATGAGAGTTCTTGTGACAAAGCCATTGCAATATTGTTTTGTCTCGAGCAACATATGAGAAGTTGTCGACGTACTAAGTTTTAGTCAGTTATTAgtgttttgatgttttgatTCTGCAGGAATCTCTTACTGTGAACAGTACAATGAACAtgttagaaaacaaaatttttgattttatttttcacttgttgcgaattttgtttttgtttttttataaaagagtgAGTATGTACAGACAATCAACACTTTTAACTCACTTGCCAAGCTATGGTACAAAAAAAACcatcaattattaaaaaaaatcgttgccACTATCGCCTGCCGTTTAAAATTCTCAACTGTTCATGTCACAAAAAATGTAATCGAATAAGTAAATAGTTGACCATCACCGTATTTGTTGAAGTTTGTGGAGCGCTAGCTCTAAATGTTTTTTTGATGTGTTTTTCAAAACAACTCAAATGGATAAATCTCTGCAGTTAGCtgcttataaaaaatacaaacaatggCCAGGAAAAAAAATAGGTGCACATGTGCCAAGGAACCTTCAAGGTTAGTTGGAGTGGTCCAAGCAGAGCGCAGTTTACGATAGGTTTGTTTCCTTTCAAAATAGTCGTTTATTTACTTAATTTAaccttttaaaatgatgtcataaCAATAAAACAGCCATTCTAAGTTCATATTGTTCATCACAGATCGATTGAGTTTCGCACAAGagtttgattgatttttaaaaataaaatgccttgttattttttattcctAATAACCAATCACTGTAATGGTCAAAAAAGTGAAATTTAGGAACATAGTTAAATAAACACCTGTCTGGGGCTTTGCAAATTTTTACTAGTCCTTTACATTCTTTAAATCTATACATAACTATAATTACCCTAATAACGTAACCTTATTACTTTATATTTAAGCAtggaatcattattttttgaaagatatagtctcataactgcagcggtgtgtgcatacaaattgagtaacgcgcggtAGCCCACCTCTGCCCGAATAAAAAACTGTCTTATGTTAAAAGCATAaagtgttttgttattttttaatttttataacgtgtatttaaaaacattatttttgtaaacTAACATGCCTAGAAATGAAAGTTTGAGTGTGTGTTCTCCACTTATTTGAATGGCACTAGATTACATTTGTTGTAAATCTTCCTTATTTTTCATGTTCAGTATTCATTTCATGGGAATCATCCAAATAATTCACACCATAAGGAAAATTACGCGATGACCCCAAATGATATGTCATAGTTCAGGAAACCCCTTGTATTCGTTACtagtattgttatactttcatgttaaatactgaaatctgattggttaagacgcagttaataatatttactattaccctcagcgttagcaacgcacttggcaacgggtaacattaaaaaatgttacatgcgcgaaaattatgcgcgtgcGGTtagctgtagaattcacgttattcctatataaaagcagtaaaattttcttaattttttttaaaaagacattcagtataacaatataaatagtgcctgttgggaggataacagttgaaattgacacccctcgaaaaccattgtcaacctccgcttcgcgtcggttgacaatggttttctcggggtgtcaatttcaactgttacactcccaaacaggcactatttatataatgtgtcCGTCAAAAATTAATCTGTAATGGATTTGCAGGAGAACTATAACTGAGAACTtgaaatatgcatgtacaagttataccaaaatatatttttctacatgtagcatattataaatacaatatcaGAAAAcgtttgtaaaataaaaattacaaatgaaagcATTGGTTGAAATGTGCAggattttgaattaaaagtgagaaaaaaatgttgattataGATTATTATGGCTGTACGAACATATGGCATACGCGGCAAAGGCATTCAGTAAGTTGAATTTGTTATGTTGtttgtaattaattttatatggtTTATAAGTGGTCTGTAAATTTCGCATGGGGCAAGATCACTATTTACTGACACGTATAAACTAAATTAGGTAAAAAAGAAACTTTGCAACGATTGTGTCTTAGCGATGGcatatgataaatataataatgagaattaatttttataacaaaattaaaagtttcaatGTGGGTACCAAAACAAAATACTTGTAGTCTCTTCGCCCACTGAAGCCATACAAATATAAAGAAGTCATAAGTCTCGATGAATTAGTAATATATGTTGTTGAttatccattttatttcattcaactATATGCATATACAAAAGTAAtgtgtttatttatgtattgTCAATTAGAGAAGTTAATTATTAggtataagaaaaataagttaaaTACCAATTAGGAGTTAATGCACTTGCAttactgtttaaatttttaagatcATAAAGAGTCTTTCATATCACAAGTATCAACTTAATGTTTGGGAGACTTTTTTTCTCCCTAACAGAAAAGTTATAAGGAAGAAATATGAGAAATCAGGGAGACTGTCATTAATTGATACAGCATAACCTACAGGAATTATGTTATGCAAAGATTCAAcctttattaaaattttcaaaagcaagttaataaaaaataaaacaacttctaaaagttttaaaaacttatactatctaataatttaaatttattacatgtattcatacaGTTTATAGATGAAATGTCTTGTAATTGTGTTagctaaatgacaaataaaaccaTATTCTGTACTTCTGTGTATTTTGGagttattagtccaaccctatgacccaattacaaccgtTGTTGTATAGGATCACTTTAATTTCTAAGATGACTGTAGAAGATggtttttatgattattttagcattaaGTTGGCAAAGTTATTAACTAAATACAAATTACCAACTTATTGTAATATCAACACTAAAAGTAATACacatcggttgtaattttcaTTGCACAGTAGGCATGTTGCATCACCGTTATATTTTTAACCCATCACAAATAAGACAATTGCAAATTATTAATCACAACAGTGGTTAACTGGGGCTGTGAAACGTCTTTTGAATgaaatgtttatctttttaatatatttggGTTTAATTTATACGATCGTAAACTCAGAATACAGGGTGACTTCAACTTCCCTTTCGGAGGAATTTCCGGCGAAGTTATCGATCATAAAGCGAGTATTTCGCCAATGTTGATGATGAGGTTAAATAaggtttctataaaaaaaaaactgtgttaagaaaaaaatcagtcGGCGGGATATTACTGGGTCGATCGCGATAGTGGAAACatagatatttttaattctaaccttatgttatttttatttttttcacataacATATTAAATACTTAAAAGAGAAACTTTACACTAACAAATTCTTGAATATTACTCTTTTCAAACTGTTGTGTGTACTTAAAGCATCGGTGCGTCGTTTAACATCTCTAATGTTTTGTGACTTTCATTAAAATGTAACATGTTAAACTTTTTATCAGAGGAACTCTTTCATCCCATGATGTTAGAATAAACTACAGTTAAAATCATTCACATTTAactacaaatattgatttttacatgtatatgataaaagatgTCAGGGATGACagtattgtaaaacatctgaagaaaatgaaagcgcttatgttttactcgatctttgtgttttcatttatttaagttttatatatatttcaccgaccactgaggtttttcttggatttatatatatatatatatatatatatatatatatatatatatatatatatatatatatatatatatatatatatatcggttGTTCTGCCATTATTCCATATTGCGGTAGGTTTgctaaaaaaatagtttttctcaaaataattttaaactttaagcTTTTTTTCTTCTGCAAACTTAATAATACTTGGAAACGATGACGTGTCAGTCTCATTTAAGGATGTAACGCTATGAAGATCATAAAAACACAATTTCTTAACTCAAGAATGTTgcaaattttattgataaatgtaGTGGTTCaacagaaaaaagtaaaaaatcgtcgaatattttatcatttaagaCGCTCAAAGATGTAGACTTAAAACGTTGCTTTAAAGCTCTGAAACAAACCAATTAAAACCTAGTTTGTGTGTTTATATCGTCCCCATAAATCAACTGTATATGAACATAAAACTTTTGCTTTTCAAGTGGACATTTAAGCTAGCTAAGTTGTACATTTGATGATTTAcgcaaataaatcatttaacgTTTATCACATTTAGTGCTGCATTTGTGCATACtggttttatattcaaaataaggATGTTTTAATAAAACAGATTAAAATTAGTTCCTGAAAAGCTACAACTGCATATGAACATGAAGACCAGCGTACAACAAAATATACTTTTATGGACGTTCTATATTTCGTTGGTATCagtcatttcttttaattctgGCTGCAGAAGGTAAGAAAATAAGTATCGTCTGTtttatatttggatattttaatggaaatggacattgatggaaacctaacaacaaaactttatgataaacgagATGACTTCATTTTTCCTATGGTCAACTTTTCTTACTTATTttgcaatataccttcatcacctgcatatggtgtttttgtctctcagttaattcgatacgtTAGGGCATACTCTTTGTATGAACAATTTCTAAGGCAatgcaagctactgacaaaggTTGATAAACCAGGACTATCAATAGTCTCGTTTGAAGCCCACTCCTCCTAGGCCCCTGGTCCTACCTCAAACCTTCTGGAGGTCCGtattgctctgctttgaatttgtttttcgttttatggatttttgagatagttgatggtttgttattgtcattttttcacgTAGCATGTTTGTGATGTTCAAACATACATTCATGTCATATTATGTCATATGTTATTTTCCAAGTTTCCTGgtaacttttttcaataaattatattttcactttCTGTAACTCAGTTACTCGGCAAAACTCACATTAATGTACTGCTTTTTTCTctccaaaaatgtattttcgATTTCAACTTTGTTTATATagtgttttcctttttttttttatcggtaAACAGAGTTCCAGACCTGCTTTGTTGCTACAATGAATTCCAAGATCCAGTCACCAATTCGTGCAAAAGTATTTCTCTTTGCTGTTGTTtacttttaccaaaaaaataattcattaatcaaaaTGACGACATGCTTTATTTATTAGCATGCGACCCCGGAAGTATAGGGTGGAACTGTCAAGAAAAATGTGTCTCTGGTTACTACGGAGATCTGTGTCGACAACCATGTTTTTGCTTGGCAAAAGACTGTGACCCAGTGATTGGCTGTCCAAGAACAGGTTCCACAGTGAAATCAATGCTGGACACATCTACAAAACATTATGGTGAATGCcttgacatttttattaaactatTTATCAGTAATGATTAGTGTACAAGAAAATTGACTAAATTACTATTTGAAGGTTTACATGTAAAAGACCCACAACGAACAATCAGTATTCGTGAACAGCAGTTCTTCAGTTTACGTTACACAGAAAATCGAAGATCGAACACTTTGGAAATAATCAATACTACCAGGTACAATAGTTGTAAATATATTCTATTCCtgcttttttttcatcattaccATGTATCGTAAGTAAGCTCTACAAATAAATTAACTTATATCAATTACAGGAAAAGAGAAAATAGCGTAACACAAACACGTATGTGCAACTTTCTAATTATGATCAATAAAAGGATGAACAAAGAACAGACGATATTAAAGctaacatgaattcataaaagcatttggtcgccttattagtttcgatcgctccaaaactgccactggggtatatatacccgTTGAGAAAGTAACGTGGTTGCTTttcgatcgaggcattcaggttgcaagGACTTCTAAACGCATAAaatacacattgtagtaaaaaacttgaaataaaggaaaccaaaattaaatttttttttaattttttttaaagattttccaaGGTATTCGCAATAATATTTACAGATAGTGCTGCCTTTGCATGCACATcaaacacgtgtgtcgttcatacagagtgcttAACGGCGGCACTtcatccaacacagtagattAACGATAGTAATTTCAAcaaagtaacaacgtaacatcgtATCCATTGGTTTCTACAATAACGCCCCGTTTCAAAATCCATACGATCACTGACATTGCTCGATTTGCCACAATGTGCGGTTAGTGCATATGCGATAATacgtcttgtttcgtcgttcatTGGTTATTCATTGTCCGTgtagtggttgtcatattatttttgttcaaaacgcctTTTTCTTCCAatgtaacgtgttcgggtgtatggcatacctgaatgcggtaaagcatgaatagtgctatTGGCCTTACATAGGGgttgtgtagcgatgagcagattAATagaaaactaatatggcggtagtcgaagataaaagggaaataatgcgttttaatgaattcatgtcagctttaaacaAACGTGTTGATATAAAAGTATCGATATTTCTGATCAAATAGGTACGCCAAGATCCAGCTCTGACACCAGTACACCTAGTCAGGTTTCGATTCTTGTTACAAAATCAACACAGTCTCATGTTTCATATAAAACCAGGTATTGCTGATTTTACAATCAAAGTGTCATTTCGTCGTAATTCTTATGcttgctttgaatttgtaaagGTATCTATTATACAGATACATCAAAGAACGGATTTCTTCAAAAGGTAATGTTTTTTTGAAAGCTAATGAATTTATCTAGCTAATGGTAAAATAATACTATTTACTATAGCGAGTGTAACAACCattataaaattccaaaatGGCAGTGAATgtcacaataaaaataaaaacaaataatttatttttcttttcattttttttaatgaaaaaaatgttttgagacGGTTggcagtttgttattgtcatttttcgtTATAGTTTTCATTTCCCTTTTCATTTTATGAAAGAGATAAGGTTcttaaaatgtaacaaaattacCAAATGTTTTGTACACAGTTACAAATCTTAGACAAACCACTGTGAAGGGAAAGCTCCCATTGATAAAAACGTCTCCATTTCACGCCACCGGTACGTTCTCTGTTATATACAAACTTTTCCATTGacaaagaaaaaacacaacATTGTGCCAAACAATAACGCCAGTGTCATGGTGGTATCTTTGCACTCAAGTGCACTGTCCGAAAAATCGTATATGTCATGTGATAAACCATTGTTACAAACTGTAATCACTTCTCCGTTATTGATATGTTTTTGTCAGGCTATTATTTTTTCTATAGTAAACAGTTTTCCTGTAGTGATACTTGGTACAAATCTACttgaaataaagttttttttattttatttttttagaaaatcattaaaaaagagttttaaaaaaatcacttttatgGTATTAAAATCCCTGcttaatttcttttcttttcagaaatacctttattatttaaaagttCTACAGAActtgtttgaaaatattctatAAAATAATAAGTTCTTTGgaaggaattattttttaactaaGGTTAATGATCCACCAGTCAGGTGAGATACActaattaaaaagttttatgcGCTCTATCTAATTAACTATTGATTGATAACTTTggatttttgtttaaacaatttccGCCGAATGCACAGTTACCACCTTCCCACTGGTACAATAATCTGGCACAGTGTTAATTGTTTGCTTAAACAAACTAAATTTGAAAAAccttaataattatattttataagctctagtatttgttgttttaattggcaaagttgtttatatttattgaaaagatcatatcaaattttactcTAACctgattttgaatattttaggtaGACAGGAGCCGGACCTCCCCATCAGTAGTATATGGCCGCTTCTAACATTGGTGGTAGTCGCTTTGTTTCTGTTGGTTCTTGGACTAGTAATTATCATCATACTGATAGCGTAAGCTATTCCGTAAAGTATCCTGATTCATTTAGATTCTTAAATCGTTAAGAATGTTAAACTCTTAAGGgcgaaaatatttttcattgtatttaaaatctattaaaaatagaaaataataataacaattttaactCACTCAGGTGGTACGTTTTGAAAGTTTCAAGAAAAGATCAACTCCCAAAAGGTATGTgtcttttcaaataaaaacacctGATACAAAATAGCCTAGAGTCTAGAAAAAAGGCTTCTTCAAAGAATATGCGATCTTCATTTATGATAGGGGTAAAGCTGTTTCCATATAGGAGTTCCATGGCTTACAATCAGATGCGGACAACTCTGGATCGTGGATACTCGTCTCTAAGGAGATTTGACCCCCGAACAGCGAATGGGAGACGATCGGGATATATGACCACCAATAGCTTAGAAATGGCCGCGACCAGTACGGTGTAAgccaaattaaatgcaaaatatcTGATCGTCTAGGAAATAGGCATTTGTTGATGCTTAGTATTCCAGAAACCTTTTATACTTAAAGAAGaagaaatttattgaaaatatagcTGAAACAATGCTACGTACTATCGTTACGTATAATGTTGTAGTTACGCCTGATTGAGCATCAtctaaaaaagatatttaatcaTTCCGATCAAATCATATTCATAATACATGCGAGATTCTGGAGTTACTGTTTTCTAATTCGTTTGTTTAACTTATTACTTGTTTAAAGAATTGTACATTTATTGTGGAAGATGCTTTTTgaagaaattgtaaataatcAAGGTTTGACAAATCATTTGTAtgtcacatttttttctattgaaaaacGTTGTgcaacattttgaattattttcgaTCTGTACCATTCTTTACAACAAAACCTATTAAGGCCATGTTAAAACAGTTTCTAAAAAGTTACATAGAAAAAAAGGTGTTCAATAAAATGCATCTAATCAATAAGAATTGCTTTTTATCTTtctacaataaaacacaaatggTAAATACAAACCAAAAT includes:
- the LOC128189723 gene encoding uncharacterized protein LOC128189723 translates to MNMKTSVQQNILLWTFYISLVSVISFNSGCRRVPDLLCCYNEFQDPVTNSCKTCDPGSIGWNCQEKCVSGYYGDLCRQPCFCLAKDCDPVIGCPRTGSTVKSMLDTSTKHYGLHVKDPQRTISIREQQFFSLRYTENRRSNTLEIINTTRKRENSVTQTRTPRSSSDTSTPSQVSILVTKSTQSHVSYKTRYIKERISSKVTNLRQTTVKGKLPLIKTSPFHATGRQEPDLPISSIWPLLTLVVVALFLLVLGLVIIIILIAWYVLKVSRKDQLPKGVKLFPYRSSMAYNQMRTTLDRGYSSLRRFDPRTANGRRSGYMTTNSLEMAATSTV